The Methylocaldum marinum genome includes the window GGTAGATAGTGCCTGAACGGAAATCAATTAAAGTCATAACTATCAATGTATTATAATTATTTCGCAGCACGAAGATGTGTTGTTCTGACACCAGTTTTGCCCTATTTCGGGCGAAAATCAGCCTGCAACCACCTCAAAACCAAAATCTTCGTTACCCGAAATCGTATGCGTACCGTCATTCAGCCACAACTCAAATTCGGTGAAACCGATATTGCCGCCATCGTCCTCGATCCCAAATCGCGCGATGACATCCCTCAATTACTGCGTGGACTGCAATACATTTATACCGAGGTCAGCTTGCGTCAGCGGGTATTTGCCATTCTGGAAGAGATGATACCTGACCGTGCGAACGGGCAAGGCAAAGCTGGCGCCACGACCCCATGCCGGGGGTCCTCCGCGCTGCCTGGACGAGACCGACGAGCGGCTGATTCGCCAGTGCCTGGAACAACAGCCCGACCTTACCTTGGACGAACTCCGCGAGACCTTGGCCCAGCAGAACGGCAAGTCGGTCAGCCGGGCAACGCTGGGGCGGGTGGTGCAACGCCTGAACTTGCCCCGAAAAAAAGACTCTTCACGCGACTGAGCATGAGACGGACCGGGTGAAGCAAGCCCGGCAGGACTACCGCGCCGAAGTCGCCGCGTTGCCCGTGGGCTGCCTGCATGTCATCGACGAATCCGGCATTCCCTCGGCCTGACCCGGCGCTACGGCCGAGCCGCTCCAGGGATCCGGGGGGAAGATACGGTGCCGTTCAACCCCGGCCCCCATGTGAGTGTCATCGGTGCCTTGTCCTGTCGGGGCATCGGTGCCGTCATGAGCATTGAGGGCGCAACCGACGGGCCCGTTTTCCTCGCCTATGTCCGGCAGGTGCTGGCCCCGACCTTGGCCGAGGGAGATGTCGTGGTCATGGACAATCTCAGCGCCCACAAGGTGGCGGGGGTCCGCGAGGCGATCGAAGCGAAGGGGGCCAAGGTCCTCTACCTCTCGCCCTACTCGCCCGATTTCTCGCCGATCGAGCCCTGTTGGTCGAAAATCAAGACCGCCTTGCGCGCCGCCAAGGCCCGCACCCGCGAAGCCTTGGATGAGGCTCTCGCCGCCGCTCTGGCAACGATTACCCCTCTCGATGCTCGAAACTGGTTCACCTCTTGTGGTTATGCCCTACACTGACCTGAGAACCACTCTAACGTCTTCCTTTACAATTATGTCGTTCATCGTTTCTCCGATCTCGATTCAAGCAGGCAGCTAACGACCAAGCTCACCCGACAAAAACCGCGTAGCGGTTTGTGGTCGGGTGGAGCGCCTGGTTAGCAACATTGTCAATCGGGCTGCGC containing:
- a CDS encoding helix-turn-helix domain-containing protein encodes the protein MRTGKAKLAPRPHAGGPPRCLDETDERLIRQCLEQQPDLTLDELRETLAQQNGKSVSRATLGRVVQRLNLPRKKDSSRD
- a CDS encoding transposase yields the protein MTRRYGRAAPGIRGEDTVPFNPGPHVSVIGALSCRGIGAVMSIEGATDGPVFLAYVRQVLAPTLAEGDVVVMDNLSAHKVAGVREAIEAKGAKVLYLSPYSPDFSPIEPCWSKIKTALRAAKARTREALDEALAAALATITPLDARNWFTSCGYALH